tttgttaatccacacccaaaatttgaaatagattgattgcGTGGTTTTTGAGATTTGCTCCAAGTCGTCGGCGGCGTTTGTATAGGGAATTTAACACAGGGAGACGCCGCCCTTAAACAGCGAGGCTACTGCAACACCAACAGAAAATGCAAGTGTTACAGCTTCAAGTTTTGCAGGTTCACAGGTACTTCTATCAACTGCAATTATTGAAGTTACcgatatacagggtgttccccACAAATGTCGAGCTCTACTTGACAGTGGATCACAAAGTAATTTCATTAGTACGAAATGTCTTAAGAAATTGATCCAGAAATTAATCCAACTAGTTTCACAGTCATGGGAGTTGGTGAGAAAATtgcgaatataaagaatttcgCGAATATAAACATTAAGTCATGTTATACTGATTATAAAAAGGTTCTTCCGTGTCTGGTTTTGGATACAATCACTAGTAATTTTCAATCAGTGTCATTTgatgtgaataaatttaaaattccgaATGTTGAATTGGCTGACCCCACTTTCTTTAAGAGCAGTCCAATTGATCTATTATTGGGAGCACATGTTTTTTGGGACATATCACGTAACAAACAGATACGATTGGGATCAGATATGCCAATTTTGTCTAAAACTGCGTTCGGATGGGTAGCTGCTGGAAATGTCAACGTTAAACCCAACGATAAAGTTTCGTATTCAAAGTCGTTTTTCAACTTTGATTTAACCACTTCACAATTGGACGAGCAATTGTCAAGGTTTTGGCAAATAGAAGGACCAATAGAAATTTCTTCTTATTCGGATTCAGATCGATTTTGCGAAAATCATTTTATGGATAATTACACCAGATTACCGGATGGCCGATTTCAGGTTTCGATGCCGTTAAAGGGTAATTATTCCGATTTGGGCAATTCTCGTGAGTAGGCTTTAGAACGTTTTTATAAGCTAGAGAAAAGACTCTTAAAATCACCGGGTTTGCATAaagaatatattcaatttatggaagaatatatttcattaaatcacATGTCAGAGAATAGTAATGAAGACGTTATGGCAAATCTTAGATTGTGTTATTATATACCCCATCATgcggttattaaaaattcatcgaCTACGACAAAGTTACGCGTCGTTTTCGATGCTAGTATGAAATGCGACAATGGTTTGTCTCTAATTGACATTCAGTGTTGCGGTCCAACGATACAGTCTGATcttttgtcaataattttaagatttaaaatttaccattatttacataacaatGGTGAGCTTGAGGTGCGCAAGGTTGCGACTTGTAATGTTAccaatattaaaggttttcaGTTCATAGAaagattttctaattatttcagtttacaAAAGGTTACAGTGTATGTTTTGCGATTCATATTCAATGTAAGGGTACCCAAACAAGATCGATTAACATGTGAACTTTCTTATCAAGAGCTGGACAAGGTAACATTTGCTTTGGTTCAAAATGCACAGTTACAATGGTACCCTGAGGATTATTCGAACTTGCTCAATAATAAACCGTTAAGGTTcgattttaagattaaatccTTTCATCGATTGTAATCGAGTCTTACGCGTGGGTGGAAGAATACAACTTTCCAACTCCAAATATGATAAAAGATATCCTTTAATTTTGCCTCAGCATCACACTGTTACGAGATTAATCATTGAAAGAGAGCACAAACGTTTACTCCATTGTGGTCCGTCATTATTGTTAAGTTCCATTCGCGAAAGGTTTTGGCCTATTAATGGACGTAATTTGTGTaagaaaattgtaagaaattgTATTCAATGTTTCAAAGCGAATCCTGCACcgattaattacataatggGTAATTTACCCGCTGCAAAATTAACTCAATGCGTACCATTTTATAATACAGGTTTTGATTTTGCTGgaccttttttaataaaagaccGAAAAACTCGCGGTGCCAAGCTTTTAAAAACCTATGTTTGCTTGATGATTTGTTTAAGTACAAAGGCTATTCATTTAGAGATTGTTTCTGATTTAACTACTGATGGGTTTTTGGCAGCTTTGCGACGATTTATTGCTAGAAGAGGCAAACCTTCTACAATTACTACCGATAATGGTCTCAATTTTGTTGGAGCAAATAActatttgaaagaaatttcaatatttttaaaaaataattcgaaaGGAATCGCTGCTTCGTTGTCGAAAGACAGTATTCAATGGAAATTCATTCCAAGTCGTTCGCCTAATTTTGGTTCTATTTGGGAGACAGGGGTTAAAAGTATGAAGTTTCATATGAAAAGAGTAATAGGTAATTGTCATTTAACTTTTGAAGATTTTACCACCGTAGTAGTTCAAATAGAAGGTATTCAAATTCCCGTCCTTTGTGTCCCTTGTCTGCACATCCTGATGATCCTGGAGAATCGGTTGGACAGGTTCCAACTTTTACAACGTGTAGTCCAACACTTCTGGAAGAGATGGCACAAGGAGTACATCACCGAGTTACAAACCAGGGTGAAGTGGCAGAAACACCATCCACAACTATTAAAGATTGGCGCAATAGTCATCGTAAAGGAGGACAACCTGCCACCGTTGTATTGGCAATTGGGCCGAGTCACCAAGCTGCATCCTGGTCCCGATGATGTGATACGCGTTGTGAGTGTTGTGATAAAAGGCAAAGAAACTAAATGTGCAGTGTCTAAGATTTGTGTACTACCGATACCGGACAATGCGGTGGAAGAATGACGTTTTTTGTTagtataagttaattttaagttgaaaGTGCTTGCACTTGTCAAGGCGGCCGGTATGTTAAGGCCAAAATGCCTTATGTATACAAGAATTGTATTTAGTTTGGTGTAAGATAACCCATTTATGTTTATGCGCACGGAAGAGGCGCAAGAGGTGACTCTGCCGGTGTGCAAAAAGAGAGTCGGCCTGTAGACATGTGTGCGAGGTGCACGTATTTTACATGTAATCTTTTGTTAAGCAAATAAATTCGTTAAGTGTAAGCAAATCTGTGTGTCTCAGTATCATCGACCCAACTAAAAGAAAATGCAGTCCACCTTAGAAGCCAGAACACAACAAActtcatttttctaaataaaaatgtttacaaaaaattaaataaaataaataaatgcaaaattacaaaaagctaaaaacaattaaatagagTGTTCAAAGACACTATGCTATTGACCAATAGCAACgcagtatttaaaaatggcgagAAGACACCATGAAGTATAGATATAAGGAGTCCGAacgtaatgttaaataaatggtaGCATTTTAGGGGACAGAATGTTTTGCCGGTAGAGCGGGCCAgtttaaatccttaaattaatattttatacttagttttataattttaataatttcaacattcgcGAGCCAGTGCGTATTTACGtgtgataatgataataacatCGGTACGTCCTGAACATTTGCGCAGCCAGTGGCAGAAAAGAGAACTATGATCTgggtttaatattgtataccaCGAATACTGCGGAAAAGCCTATACCGTTCGGACTCCTTATATCTATACTTCGTGGaagacacgttcatcatttttgacaGTGTATACAATTATAGATTGATAACTCTGTAGTAAATTTTGGTGACCAAATAAACGTGGACAGCGCCATCTATCGGGACCAGACAGTACTAAAATAACCCCCCATGTATTAGGGGAATCCCGTAAGTCTaggtttatattcattttttaatttttatttatgaaaataatatttttaataaaaaacttagtgtattaatatgcattttttaatttttcatttttaaaaatttaaaatatatttaaaaaaacattaaaaattaccagGTAAATGAAGTGATGGTAAGGCACCAATTCGTAATTTTTCATTAGCTTCTTTGCAGCTATCCTCAAATGTAAATCTCAAATAaggtaatttttgtttatcatCCATTTGCAAAACTTtctctttatttattctttgaaGCCAAATAGGTAGTAATGCtgtatctataatttaaattacatggtTTAGTAATTacggaatataatatttaatgttgattAATGTTCAATATTACCTTTTTGTCTTTCTATCGTTACACCGAGGTACACAGCATGGTTTTACTCTtcccataaaattaaaataaaccggTAAATAAAGAGGACGCTAACACAAACAACGCAAATAATACAATAGAGAGGGGAAAATCCTTAAAAACCGCACTTTTGATGGAAGTAAGCAACTCTAAACAAAGATTGTCAAAACCCACGCTAACGACAGAGAAAAAGGAGAGTTGTTTCTGATTGgtggaaatttaaatgattgtaaTGGAGAGTACCGATAGATGGCGGTAAAAATTCATGAACCATTTTACCTATTAGAGTTTCCTAGCCTTGAACTGCAAATCATATAGACTTAATACTAGTAGCGCCATTTATGCATgttcttttttcatttttaatccgACATCTCAgacaatacaattaatacgtttgaaagaaatttaaaacagttctCAATAATTAGATTAATGTTGTCCGGTAACTAATCAACCATTCTATAAACTAATTAGTgtcaaaacaaattatattgtcaaagacatattgaaaatacatttacaatttttctacAATTGTTATAAGAAGAGATAACTAATACACCCTTAGTTTTCATATTATCTGCAATTAATCAGTTCCCTAAAGCTAATAAGTAATTGGTAGAGGGCATCTGAAAACATCTACGATTGCATCGTCATCGCATCTTTATCTGAAACCACTACATTGTTTGATCGAATATTTCCAAAATGTCTGTAAGTACAATTAatctttatctttattttattgatatcgACACTGGATAATAGTATTTCCACATCTAAAATCGCATAATTTAGTGTGCTTAAGTGttcatacatttatttaacaaaaatatgacaGTCTGGAAATCTAAATTTTGATGGATCATTTTACCGTACAAGTGTTCTACTATTGCCAAGTGCCAGCAACGAAAAGTCACGGAAGACAAGATTCAAAAATTACGCCCCAAATTTCCAtggccttttatttatttaaaaaaaaaaaacatcgtTGGCATGTAAACctttaacaacaaaacaacTGAACGGTCAAAACTCAAATTACTTTTCAAATTCTGGTTGTCTACAATGTGGCGTACtaaatttctcaattttgGCATGGTATAATGGCAAATCCTCAGCGAACCAATGATACGGCCATCCTACCGACCTCAAACATGTCCAACGAGGAAAAAACGCTTATGTGCAAGAAGGCAGGATGGTTCGGAAAAAAAGATGTCCCGGCCCCTGTGTCAGTCGCACCCgttgtaagttttattttccatttaaaggATTTTTCAGACACCCTAATGGGTTGCAGATAGGagcattttgaattttttacacacacacacatatatatatatatatatatatatatatatatatatatgtatatatactatACCGATTGGAAAGCCTTTGATCATAACTACAaagctttatttataaacttttctgTCTTTTCAGTCGGATCAAATGGTTTTCCATAttgcatatatttcatatagtCTGATTAtttctaacattttatattaggtTAGGTTCGAATGCATAAGTTATAGAACACAGGTCATGCATATGTTGATTGAACATAAGATGCATTTTGACCATCTGTTCGAATTTTCTCTactataccaattttataaaataaatttgtttagtcAACCAGCTTTTGGTATagtaacctaacctaaccttgaagatgataaaaaattattgtgtatttaatacgaaatcaaatttacatatCATAAATGTAGTCAGATCATCAGCTTAACCGCATTAAACATGGGtggaacaatatttaaaattcttagctatataaataaaattttcatcaaaatattttagaattactatgtaattgtaattCTGATAAATCATATTCATAACGGTGATAACCATAATAGTATGAACGGTTGCGCCTTCTGTATACACTGAAAACTCATTTCAAATaaagaaagtaattttttatagatataataTCGCTTATGTTTTCTTTTTGAAGTGAGgctataattgtataaaatattaaaaatatatataggtGGCAAAAACAACTTTAATCACTAACtagatttataatttctaaagaATCCGATCATATCAccagttgttgttgttgttgggcGTATCCTAGCAGGTTGCATAGCTACAACTTGCAATTGTcattacataattttgttttaaactatCTCCATGAAAACGCATtatagaacattttaaaacaatttttgtagtCGAGTAGTGTATGTGTAGCCGGCTCTCGACTGAAATCGCACCTTCAATCTGTGTATAAAAGGTTTGTGGCAGTGCAAGGATTAGCACTGCGCTTCGGTTGGCAGTGAACGGTGTATAGCCCAATCGTCTTGCATTCATTTTGTGTGTTTTGCTCAATTTTGGGTGCTTGTGATCACTGAACGAGGCCGGCcacacattttttgtttttcgatTCTGTAGCCAGCAATTTACGACCCAAGGTgagtgatttatttttattttattggtttgtttagaaaattgatgcttatttgtataaatttcgaTTCACTTATCTGTAGTATGTTTATTCCAACCAGTGGTTGGTAGTTCCTTGGAGGGATTGGACTAAAaccatttttccatttttatcatttagttCTATATATATAATCTCTATTTTATCCCAATTGTGTAGTCAATGTCATTGATAATAAACGTGCATAATTTCTGTTCAGATGGCTCCTCCATTGTATGCCGATTTGGGCAAGAAGGCTAACGATGTCTTCAACAAGGGCTATCATTTTGGTCTCTTAAAGCTGGACTGCAAGACGAAAACGGCCGGAGGTGTCGAACTCAGCACCGGTGGAAACTCAAATCAAGACAGTGGCAAGGTCTTTGGCTCTTTGGAAACAAAGTACAAAGTCAAGGATCCTAACGTTACCTTTACTGAACGATGGACCACTGACAACAACCTCTTCACAGAAGTTAGTGCCCAAGATTATTTCCTTAATGGCCTCAAGACCGCCGGAAATGTTACTTTCCAACCGCCAACTGGGtaagtttcaatttatattcaatatacgAAATAATTCTTGTTTTTTAGTGCCGTTAAAGGGCAAATAAAGTTGGCGTACAATCAAGAAAAAGTAGCGTTGAACGCTGATTTTGATGTCGACAAAGATAAGCCGTTGATCAACGCAGCCGCAGTTGTTGGCCATCAAGGTTGGTTGGCTGGTTACCAGGCCGCCTTCGACGTCAACGATGTCAAACtgaccaaaaataattttgcccTCGGCTTCCAAACAACAGACTTCACCATCCACACATCTGTGTAAGTATTATGTTATgtacttaacctaacctagaAAGAGTAAATTCTTAAGCCTTTCTCATTCTGTAATTTGTGACTTAGCGAATGTCCTATGCCATCCGACTCCGATGGGACAGACGATGGTGGCGAAAACGAAAATGAGAACGACGATGGCAACGACGGTGATGGGAGCAGTAGTGACGGTCAGATTTTTAAAGGATCATTTTATCAGAAGATTAGCCCGAAATTGGAGTCGGCAGTGCAGATCGCATGGAAATCGGACAACCAGGAGACACAGTTCGGTCTCGGTACGTCCTACATTATTGACCAGGATGCGTCGTTACGCGCCAAAGTGGACAACAAATGTCTGGTGGGGCTTGGCTATCAACAAAGGCTTCGTGAAGGTATGTTTCGAATGTGATTATAGTGTGTGGGCATATTTGATGATTTGCTTATTTCAGGCGTAGTGCTGACGTTATCTCTTTTGGTAGATGGCCAGAATTTCAACAGTGGGGGACATAAAGTCGGTATGGCTTTGGAGTTGGAgggttaatacaaaattttcattcataaCACGTACCTACTGTATTAGAGAAAAACGTCGCCACAAGTGCTACTGTGCGGTTGtagataatttttgtttgtaatggTGTTATTAGGTTACGTAATAAAgtctacattaattaaaatcattttttaatattagttttgaaTTAAAAGTAAGTTCGACTGTATCTACAGTAAACAATGCAATTGGCAAATTTATCGATAGTGATTTCGTGTCGATTATAGGTGTGAAACACAAGTATCACTTCCAGGATGGTCAAGTAAATAGGATTTGGAGGAAGGGGGGGGGGGGGTGTTACAGGTGAATATAGTCGTTCGGAGTCTTCGAAAAGGCACAACCTTTGTCTCGGGATGCAGACTGGTGAGTCACCAGTGGTGACAAAAGGAGTGTTGGGGATTAGTAGTGTTTCCTGTGGCGAATACCAATCACGTACTTTCTTTGTTGTCTACTAAAGGGTATTGATTCCGTTTTTATCATCTCTAAATCTGTAGACGCAAGGATACAGAACACCCAAGAATTTTACCAAACACCTACTACTTAAGAAACAACGCTGGATGATACATTGAtttttgtagtatttaaattatttaatagatgtcagctttatttttttctgtatttaatatttgacgaAATGgcggaaattttaaattctaattagtttataattactgggtgttgtgtatttttagaaataaaataagctATGAATTTAagcattcaatattttagtgaaatataattttctgattAGAAATAGAAACACTCCAgagatacaaaaatataaacataatctaCGACAGTGGTATTGAGtggagaaattataataaaactgctGTTGGTTTAAGatgaatttttcttgttattaaGAAATCTGATAGAGAAAAATGGTCTTCATAGACTctcatatttttcttatatttgttaatttatatatttgatcaGTAAGATCTTTATTAGAATAGACAATTTTTTctgtcatatttataatttttctgtgggtttattttataattttataaaattcaaccaAGAGTTCTCAGACTCAGCCTCTGCCAGGTTATTGAGTCAAAATCTGCATGTTTCAATACATATAATAGTGATGTTCacaatactaattttataattttttgtcgcctgattcaaaattaaatttagtaatgcATTgagtttattatgtaatattagaTTAGAaggctttattaaaatatttaatgtctgTGAAGATCATTTTTCTCCATAAGATTTCTctataacaagaaaaattcataatcTTAAATCGAAACACTTCTAATAGTTTCATTGTTAAACATGTTAAATTAACTCTCTCTGAATTAAGTGTCTATTTCTaatcagaaaattataattcactcaaattttttgaaatgtttgaattttCTTGAACTAAGTAATCACTCTAACAATTgggttaaaatttgttatatttgtatttgtatttatttattttacttgaatGGTATATAGttcttaagaaaataatatttaataaaaaagttgtaattttatagcTTGTTTtactagtaattaaaattaatttgaatttgaaataaaccccgatattttcttaaatgttaaatacagaaaactgtAAAGCCGACACctcttgaataatttaaatagtacaaatcaatttatcgtAGTGTTGTTTCCTATTTTTAGTAGGAATTTGGTACTTGGGTGTGGTACTTACAAGTAAATAGGACCGAATGAAAACAGCCGAATGTTCCCCAAGTTGTTACActcgttttctaaaattgatatgaCAATTGGTAATGGCTATTTAACCAGGGGTGGCAAGCGAATAGGGACGGAGGGGCAACAGCCGATCATAGACGTTCGGAATCGCCGAAAAGGCACGACCTTTTTGTCTTGGGATGAGTTagggattttaatatttgattttataaattggtaataACAAATTCCCAAAATTGTCGAGATGAGCAGGGAATATCTAGTGTCTTTAgttagagaaaataatttactagattTCAGAAGAGTGAGTCATGGACGCTATAACTTGGTACAAACAAAGTTGGTAGATTTTAGGTTATAGAAGACGGTCAGATGATGTTTTtgctttaagaaaatatatttctggtaaGAAACGTTTTATATAACCAACTtacgtaatttaattgtttgtgtttgttattttataaaccgtAAAGTTAATATGatcgtttattttcattaattgaatttgaagtaCAGATTCATTTGTGTTAATTCATTTCA
This genomic interval from Aethina tumida isolate Nest 87 chromosome 8, icAetTumi1.1, whole genome shotgun sequence contains the following:
- the LOC126266403 gene encoding voltage-dependent anion-selective channel-like isoform X2, coding for MSMAPPLYADLGKKANDVFNKGYHFGLLKLDCKTKTAGGVELSTGGNSNQDSGKVFGSLETKYKVKDPNVTFTERWTTDNNLFTEVSAQDYFLNGLKTAGNVTFQPPTGAVKGQIKLAYNQEKVALNADFDVDKDKPLINAAAVVGHQGWLAGYQAAFDVNDVKLTKNNFALGFQTTDFTIHTSVECPMPSDSDGTDDGGENENENDDGNDGDGSSSDGQIFKGSFYQKISPKLESAVQIAWKSDNQETQFGLGTSYIIDQDASLRAKVDNKCLVGLGYQQRLREGVVLTLSLLVDGQNFNSGGHKVGMALELEG
- the LOC126266403 gene encoding voltage-dependent anion-selective channel-like isoform X1; its protein translation is MANPQRTNDTAILPTSNMSNEEKTLMCKKAGWFGKKDVPAPVSVAPVMAPPLYADLGKKANDVFNKGYHFGLLKLDCKTKTAGGVELSTGGNSNQDSGKVFGSLETKYKVKDPNVTFTERWTTDNNLFTEVSAQDYFLNGLKTAGNVTFQPPTGAVKGQIKLAYNQEKVALNADFDVDKDKPLINAAAVVGHQGWLAGYQAAFDVNDVKLTKNNFALGFQTTDFTIHTSVECPMPSDSDGTDDGGENENENDDGNDGDGSSSDGQIFKGSFYQKISPKLESAVQIAWKSDNQETQFGLGTSYIIDQDASLRAKVDNKCLVGLGYQQRLREGVVLTLSLLVDGQNFNSGGHKVGMALELEG
- the LOC126266403 gene encoding voltage-dependent anion-selective channel-like isoform X3, whose product is MAPPLYADLGKKANDVFNKGYHFGLLKLDCKTKTAGGVELSTGGNSNQDSGKVFGSLETKYKVKDPNVTFTERWTTDNNLFTEVSAQDYFLNGLKTAGNVTFQPPTGAVKGQIKLAYNQEKVALNADFDVDKDKPLINAAAVVGHQGWLAGYQAAFDVNDVKLTKNNFALGFQTTDFTIHTSVECPMPSDSDGTDDGGENENENDDGNDGDGSSSDGQIFKGSFYQKISPKLESAVQIAWKSDNQETQFGLGTSYIIDQDASLRAKVDNKCLVGLGYQQRLREGVVLTLSLLVDGQNFNSGGHKVGMALELEG